In Ostrea edulis chromosome 6, xbOstEdul1.1, whole genome shotgun sequence, a single window of DNA contains:
- the LOC125646810 gene encoding calmodulin-A-like isoform X2 translates to MSSKKTVDRKLEAEIQSLFKTFDKNNDKYLSKEELGKAMRILGLDVTRGDVLEAMKVLDKNGNGRIEYKEFSAFMKKELAKKPSEADKEASIRAAFKIFDRDGNGLIDGKELKYAMQNLGEKLTDKELADMMKEADTDKDGKIDYEEFVQIWKDSM, encoded by the exons AAATACAGAGCCTCTTCAAGACCTTCGATAagaacaatgataaatatctATCGAAGGAAGAGCTTGGGAAAGCTATGAGAATCTTGGGGCTGGACGTCACGAGAGGGGACGTCTTAGAAGCAATGAAAGTCCTGGACAAAAACG GCAATGGCAGGATAGAATACAAAGAGTTTTCTGCTTTTATGAAGAAAGAGTTGGCGAAGAAGCCCTCGGAAGCGGATAAAGAGGCCAGCATTCGTGCAGCATTCAAAATTTTCGATAGAGACGGAAACGGTTTAATAGACGGAAAGGAATTAAAATACGCTATGCAAAATCTGGGGGAGAAACTGACCGATAAGGAGCTCGCTGATATGATGAAGGAAGCTGACACAGATAAAGACGGCAAGATAGATTATGAAG AATTCGTGCAGATATGGAAAGATTCTATGTAG
- the LOC125646810 gene encoding calmodulin-A-like isoform X1: MSSNTEQKTVDRKLEAEIQSLFKTFDKNNDKYLSKEELGKAMRILGLDVTRGDVLEAMKVLDKNGNGRIEYKEFSAFMKKELAKKPSEADKEASIRAAFKIFDRDGNGLIDGKELKYAMQNLGEKLTDKELADMMKEADTDKDGKIDYEEFVQIWKDSM; the protein is encoded by the exons AAATACAGAGCCTCTTCAAGACCTTCGATAagaacaatgataaatatctATCGAAGGAAGAGCTTGGGAAAGCTATGAGAATCTTGGGGCTGGACGTCACGAGAGGGGACGTCTTAGAAGCAATGAAAGTCCTGGACAAAAACG GCAATGGCAGGATAGAATACAAAGAGTTTTCTGCTTTTATGAAGAAAGAGTTGGCGAAGAAGCCCTCGGAAGCGGATAAAGAGGCCAGCATTCGTGCAGCATTCAAAATTTTCGATAGAGACGGAAACGGTTTAATAGACGGAAAGGAATTAAAATACGCTATGCAAAATCTGGGGGAGAAACTGACCGATAAGGAGCTCGCTGATATGATGAAGGAAGCTGACACAGATAAAGACGGCAAGATAGATTATGAAG AATTCGTGCAGATATGGAAAGATTCTATGTAG
- the LOC125646687 gene encoding mitochondrial folate transporter/carrier-like isoform X1, with protein sequence MSSRSHARDSSVIPPVKGILRHVKWEHLLAGVSGGAASTLLLHPLDLVKIRFQVNEGTHAVGHHVARPEYRGIVHAIRTIQKTSGFTGLYQGVKPNVLGSASSWGFYFMFYNTLKTFMQDGDSKVDLGARKHTLAASGAGLMTLVLTNPVWVVKTRLCLQYDTNASSIKSEKYYSGMFDALCKIYKHEGVRGWYKGFLPGMFGISHGVIQFVCYEEMKTKYNNFKQRPIDERLNSAEYLAFAALSKILAATVTYPYQVVRSRLQDQHRSYNGISDIIRQVYRYEGLWAFYKGLAPNLLRVTPACCITFLVYENFISLFTHRAKKS encoded by the exons ATGAGTAGTAGATCACACGCGAGAGACAGCAGCGTGATTCCGCCGGTGAAGGGAATATTGCGTCATGTAAAATGGGAACACTTACTGGCCGGTGTGAGTGGAGGAGCGGCGTCGACTTTGCTACTCCACCCATTAGACTTAGTGAAAATAAGATTTCAAG TAAATGAAGGAACCCATGCAGTGGGCCATCACGTGGCAAGACCGGAGTACCGAGGTATCGTCCATGCCATCAGAACCATCCAGAAAACCAGCGGTTTCACAGGCCTCTACCAGGGAGTCAAACCAAATGTCTTGGGCTCTGCCTCATCTTGGGGTTTCTACTTCATGTT TTACAACACTCTGAAGACATTCATGCAGGATGGAGACTCAAAGGTAGACTTGGGGGCACGGAAGCACACCCTAGCAGCTTCTGGAGCAG GTCTGATGACCCTTGTGCTGACCAATCCAGTGTGGGTCGTGAAGACGAGACTGTGTTTGCAGTACGACACCAATGCTAGCTCTATCAAATCAGAGAAATACTACTCAGGAATGTTTGATGCCTTATGCAAGATTTACAAACACGAAGGGGTCCGAGGCTGGTACAAG GGATTTTTGCCCGGCATGTTTGGAATTTCTCATGGTGTCATACAGTTTGTGTGTTACGAAGAAATGAAAACCAAGTACAACAACTTCAAACAGAGACCAATAGATGAAAGACTG AACTCTGCGGAATACTTGGCTTTTGCTGCCCTCTCAAAGATTCTAGCTGCCACGGTAACTTATCCATACCAGGTGGTTCGCTCTCGTCTCCAGGATCAGCACAGAAGCTACAACGGAATCAGTGACATTATACGGCAAGTGTATAG GTATGAAGGATTATGGGCGTTTTACAAGGGACTTGCCCCTAACCTGTTGCGAGTCACACCGGCCTGTTGTATCACTTTTCTAgtgtatgaaaattttatttcactgtTTACACACAGGGCCAAGAAGTCCTGA
- the LOC125646687 gene encoding mitochondrial folate transporter/carrier-like isoform X2, giving the protein MSSRSHARDSSVIPPVKGILRHVKWEHLLAGVSGGAASTLLLHPLDLVKIRFQVNEGTHAVGHHVARPEYRGIVHAIRTIQKTSGFTGLYQGVKPNVLGSASSWGFYFMFYNTLKTFMQDGDSKVDLGARKHTLAASGAGLMTLVLTNPVWVVKTRLCLQYDTNASSIKSEKYYSGMFDALCKIYKHEGVRGWYKGFLPGMFGISHGVIQFVCYEEMKTKYNNFKQRPIDERLNSAEYLAFAALSKILAATVTYPYQVVRSRLQDQHRSYNGISDIIRQVYRFEGMRGFFKGMLVYLFHVTPNICIVFLVWEQVVGYNKPN; this is encoded by the exons ATGAGTAGTAGATCACACGCGAGAGACAGCAGCGTGATTCCGCCGGTGAAGGGAATATTGCGTCATGTAAAATGGGAACACTTACTGGCCGGTGTGAGTGGAGGAGCGGCGTCGACTTTGCTACTCCACCCATTAGACTTAGTGAAAATAAGATTTCAAG TAAATGAAGGAACCCATGCAGTGGGCCATCACGTGGCAAGACCGGAGTACCGAGGTATCGTCCATGCCATCAGAACCATCCAGAAAACCAGCGGTTTCACAGGCCTCTACCAGGGAGTCAAACCAAATGTCTTGGGCTCTGCCTCATCTTGGGGTTTCTACTTCATGTT TTACAACACTCTGAAGACATTCATGCAGGATGGAGACTCAAAGGTAGACTTGGGGGCACGGAAGCACACCCTAGCAGCTTCTGGAGCAG GTCTGATGACCCTTGTGCTGACCAATCCAGTGTGGGTCGTGAAGACGAGACTGTGTTTGCAGTACGACACCAATGCTAGCTCTATCAAATCAGAGAAATACTACTCAGGAATGTTTGATGCCTTATGCAAGATTTACAAACACGAAGGGGTCCGAGGCTGGTACAAG GGATTTTTGCCCGGCATGTTTGGAATTTCTCATGGTGTCATACAGTTTGTGTGTTACGAAGAAATGAAAACCAAGTACAACAACTTCAAACAGAGACCAATAGATGAAAGACTG AACTCTGCGGAATACTTGGCTTTTGCTGCCCTCTCAAAGATTCTAGCTGCCACGGTAACTTATCCATACCAGGTGGTTCGCTCTCGTCTCCAGGATCAGCACAGAAGCTACAACGGAATCAGTGACATTATACGGCAAGTGTATAG GTTTGAAGGAATGCGaggattttttaaaggaatgctGGTCTATTTGTTTCATGTGACGCCTAATATCTGCATTGTGTTTCTTGTCTGGGAACAAGTAGTGGGTTACAATAAACCAAACTGA